Proteins co-encoded in one Cupriavidus metallidurans CH34 genomic window:
- a CDS encoding polysaccharide deacetylase family protein, protein MPSSVLMRRLTLAAIATVTVIAALVVPPALAEGTVTAADADQPAALTKAPDAAQALAPVRFLLTFDDGPDSGPDGSTPVILRQLANNPIAPGIKAVFFVQTAHRRRGGSPEGQAQMRDTCAAGHLLAVHSGLPEGHVPHTRLTPEKLADSLRSGEADIVAQCGHVAPVVRPPDWAHNDATEAVYHQLGLDMLMADANARDGKIYGWHISLRRRSHMVSELERVGRAMTTHRLEPVDGVVPVIVAFHDTNDFTASHMTDYLQILVDAARENGLPLADPPFYTDTGAAEQAAVARAKAGLYARESWP, encoded by the coding sequence GTGCCTTCATCCGTCCTGATGCGTCGCCTGACGCTCGCCGCAATCGCCACGGTCACCGTGATCGCCGCGCTGGTCGTGCCCCCCGCCCTGGCCGAGGGGACCGTCACGGCGGCGGACGCCGACCAGCCGGCAGCGCTGACCAAGGCCCCGGACGCCGCCCAGGCGCTCGCGCCCGTGCGCTTCCTGCTAACGTTCGACGACGGGCCCGATAGCGGCCCCGACGGCAGCACGCCCGTGATCCTTCGCCAGCTTGCCAACAATCCGATTGCGCCCGGCATCAAGGCCGTCTTCTTCGTCCAGACCGCGCACCGGCGCCGTGGCGGTAGCCCGGAGGGGCAGGCGCAGATGCGCGACACCTGCGCGGCAGGCCACCTGCTGGCCGTGCACAGCGGCCTGCCCGAAGGGCACGTCCCGCACACCCGGCTGACGCCGGAAAAGCTCGCCGACTCGCTGCGCTCTGGTGAGGCCGACATCGTCGCGCAGTGCGGCCACGTCGCCCCCGTGGTGCGGCCGCCCGACTGGGCCCATAACGACGCCACCGAGGCCGTCTATCACCAGCTCGGTCTGGACATGCTGATGGCCGACGCCAACGCGCGCGACGGCAAGATCTACGGCTGGCATATCAGCCTGCGCCGGCGCTCGCACATGGTCAGCGAGCTCGAACGGGTTGGCCGCGCCATGACCACGCACCGGCTCGAACCCGTGGACGGCGTGGTGCCGGTGATCGTTGCTTTTCACGACACCAATGACTTCACGGCGTCGCACATGACCGATTACCTGCAGATCCTGGTCGATGCGGCGCGCGAAAACGGTTTGCCGCTGGCCGATCCGCCGTTCTATACCGATACAGGCGCCGCCGAACAAGCCGCCGTCGCCCGTGCCAAGGCAGGGCTGTACGCACGCGAAAGCTGGCCCTGA
- a CDS encoding DUF3047 domain-containing protein translates to MTSYVLVADQGTTVLEADASGSASGLVHEGDFDLNKTPVVSWRWKVAAPIQNADNRVADREDSPARLVFFFGGQVDSLSIGDRAEMFAAHALGESLPYATLMYIWTNSAAPGTVIENPHSSRVQMIVVGNEAGKWQSLRRNVVADFEKVFHEKPGKLTGYGILTDTDNTGGVARAWYGDIRFSPQN, encoded by the coding sequence ATGACCAGCTATGTGCTGGTGGCGGACCAAGGTACCACGGTGCTCGAAGCCGATGCCAGCGGCTCGGCATCCGGGCTGGTACACGAGGGCGACTTCGATCTGAACAAGACACCGGTCGTCTCGTGGCGCTGGAAGGTGGCCGCGCCGATCCAGAATGCCGACAATCGCGTGGCCGACCGCGAGGACTCGCCCGCACGGCTCGTGTTCTTCTTCGGCGGTCAGGTCGACAGCCTGTCGATTGGCGATCGCGCAGAGATGTTCGCGGCCCATGCCCTGGGCGAGAGTCTGCCTTACGCCACGTTGATGTACATCTGGACCAACAGCGCCGCGCCCGGTACCGTCATCGAGAATCCCCATTCCAGCCGGGTGCAGATGATCGTGGTTGGTAACGAGGCGGGCAAATGGCAGAGCCTGCGCCGCAATGTCGTCGCCGATTTCGAGAAAGTCTTTCATGAGAAGCCCGGCAAGCTGACCGGCTACGGCATCCTGACCGATACCGACAACACGGGCGGCGTGGCACGCGCCTGGTACGGCGATATCAGGTTCTCGCCGCAGAACTAG
- a CDS encoding lipoate--protein ligase family protein yields MTFTFVESDPTETDPLQGELALLEHAISTGPVAQLWEAPLSLVIPRSYLRQPGIEEARAQFAAQGCPVWLRMSGGGLVPQGPGILNVSLAYAVPRGVATWMEPVYLHLCEVIAQGLREVGVETHWQAVEGSFCDGRFNLAWGPGDSARKIAGTAQYWRRAPSAVQTPDGQRHLVLAHAILLVDADPVEINARANAFEAAIHSGRHYDPAKVVSVHEASGIDDATGLTETVKTSIRNAIARSTAPGQ; encoded by the coding sequence ATGACGTTCACCTTTGTCGAATCTGATCCAACCGAGACCGATCCGCTGCAGGGTGAGCTGGCCCTGCTGGAACACGCGATCAGCACCGGCCCGGTGGCGCAACTCTGGGAGGCGCCGCTCTCGCTCGTCATCCCGCGCAGCTACCTGCGCCAACCGGGTATCGAGGAGGCGCGGGCCCAGTTCGCGGCCCAGGGTTGCCCGGTCTGGCTGCGCATGTCCGGCGGCGGGCTGGTGCCGCAGGGTCCGGGCATCCTCAATGTCAGCCTGGCCTACGCTGTACCCCGGGGCGTGGCGACGTGGATGGAACCGGTCTACCTCCATCTGTGCGAAGTCATCGCCCAAGGGCTGCGCGAGGTCGGCGTGGAAACCCATTGGCAGGCCGTGGAAGGTTCGTTCTGTGACGGCCGCTTCAACCTGGCATGGGGTCCCGGCGATAGCGCCCGCAAGATCGCAGGCACAGCGCAGTACTGGCGCCGCGCCCCAAGCGCGGTGCAGACACCCGACGGTCAGCGGCATCTGGTGCTGGCCCATGCCATCCTGCTCGTGGATGCGGACCCGGTCGAAATCAACGCCCGCGCCAATGCGTTCGAAGCGGCCATCCATAGCGGCCGTCACTACGATCCGGCCAAGGTGGTCAGCGTGCACGAGGCGTCGGGTATCGACGATGCCACCGGCCTGACCGAAACTGTGAAGACGTCGATCCGGAACGCCATCGCGCGCTCGACAGCGCCCGGGCAATAA
- a CDS encoding methyl-accepting chemotaxis protein encodes MNRLTLNTKLWAALAVMWLLLLALGTWNAFHARSVMMAERRDALQSLVTTGEGIVKLYAERAAKGVMSKEDAQAAAKDALRAMRFGQNGYLFIVDSKPQVVLNPGLPQTEGNMVGDFKDPDGVYVYRAIIEGARRTTGEDAGFSTYRGRLPGTETPKRKLTYGRYVADWDWFVATGVFLVDIEDAFRANLINAIASTLLIGALIAAVMGMIMRTVQRSLGGEPAYAVESVTRIAGGDLTVPLQVRGDDDRSVLAAMQQMQERLAATLGDIRGAAGAIASATHQISAGNNDLSQRTEQQAAALEQTASSMEELTGIVRQNADNARQASALAVNASEIANRGGEVVSEVVSTMGEINQASRKIVDIIGVIEGIAFQTNILALNAAVEAARAGEQGRGFAVVAGEVRSLAQRSANAAKEIKTLIDNSVAQVDTGSTLVAKAGATMQEVVGAVRRVTDIMGEISAASAEQSTGIEQVGQAVTQMDSVTQQNAALVEEAAAAAQSLAEQAQSMMRAVSAFRLATV; translated from the coding sequence ATGAATCGACTTACCCTCAATACCAAACTCTGGGCGGCGCTTGCCGTCATGTGGTTGCTGCTGCTTGCGCTCGGTACATGGAATGCCTTCCACGCGCGGTCCGTGATGATGGCCGAGCGGCGCGACGCGCTGCAATCGCTTGTGACCACCGGCGAGGGCATCGTCAAGCTGTACGCTGAACGCGCCGCCAAGGGCGTGATGTCGAAAGAGGACGCCCAGGCCGCCGCCAAGGACGCGCTGCGCGCGATGCGCTTCGGCCAGAACGGCTACCTGTTCATTGTCGATTCCAAGCCGCAGGTGGTGCTGAACCCGGGCCTGCCGCAGACCGAAGGCAATATGGTCGGCGACTTCAAGGACCCCGACGGGGTGTACGTCTACCGCGCGATTATCGAAGGCGCGCGCCGCACCACCGGCGAGGACGCTGGCTTTTCGACCTACCGGGGCCGCCTGCCCGGCACCGAAACGCCGAAGCGCAAGCTGACCTACGGGCGCTACGTGGCGGACTGGGACTGGTTCGTCGCCACGGGCGTGTTCCTGGTCGACATCGAGGATGCCTTCCGCGCCAACCTGATCAACGCGATCGCCAGTACCTTGCTGATCGGAGCGCTGATTGCGGCCGTGATGGGCATGATCATGCGGACGGTCCAGCGCAGTCTTGGTGGCGAGCCGGCCTACGCCGTGGAATCAGTGACGCGTATCGCGGGCGGCGACCTGACCGTGCCGCTGCAGGTGCGCGGTGACGACGATCGCAGCGTGCTGGCCGCCATGCAGCAGATGCAGGAGCGACTTGCCGCAACGCTGGGCGATATCCGCGGCGCGGCCGGCGCCATCGCCAGCGCCACGCATCAGATCTCGGCTGGCAACAACGATCTCTCGCAACGGACTGAACAGCAGGCCGCCGCGCTCGAGCAGACCGCATCGAGCATGGAGGAACTGACCGGCATCGTGCGCCAGAACGCCGACAATGCGCGGCAGGCCAGCGCGCTGGCCGTCAACGCGTCGGAGATCGCCAACCGTGGCGGCGAGGTGGTCAGCGAAGTGGTGAGCACGATGGGCGAGATCAACCAGGCCTCGCGCAAGATCGTCGACATCATCGGCGTGATCGAGGGCATCGCATTCCAGACCAATATCCTGGCGCTGAACGCTGCGGTGGAAGCCGCGCGCGCCGGTGAACAAGGACGCGGGTTCGCGGTGGTGGCGGGTGAGGTGCGTAGTCTCGCCCAACGCAGCGCCAATGCGGCGAAGGAGATCAAGACGCTGATCGACAACTCGGTGGCGCAGGTCGACACCGGTTCGACACTGGTGGCCAAGGCCGGCGCCACAATGCAGGAGGTGGTTGGCGCGGTCAGACGCGTCACCGACATCATGGGCGAGATCAGCGCCGCGTCGGCCGAGCAGAGCACCGGCATCGAGCAGGTGGGCCAGGCCGTGACGCAGATGGACTCCGTCACGCAGCAGAATGCCGCGCTTGTGGAAGAAGCGGCCGCTGCCGCGCAATCGCTGGCCGAGCAGGCGCAGTCGATGATGCGTGCGGTGTCGGCGTTCCGGCTGGCAACGGTCTGA
- a CDS encoding LLM class flavin-dependent oxidoreductase yields the protein MTPYSLLDLSPIIEGSDATQAMRNTLSLAQHAERLGYRRFWLAEHHNMPGIASAATAVLIGYVANGTSTIRVGSGGIMLPNHSPLVVAEQFGTLASLYPGRIDLGLGRAPGTDQATARALRRTLSHDSADSFPQDVEELQAYFDEVRPGQRVRAVPGAGLKVPLWLLGSSLFGAQLAAAMGLPFAFASHFAPGFMRQAVDLYRRTFRPSEQLDRPHVMLGLNVFAAETDAEARRLFSSLQQQFLALVRGTPGQLKPPVDDIERLWDASEAEHIRRSLACSVVGDPATVREGIQRFVDDLRPDELMLTGQIYDHAARLRSFEIAADAMRALQPASSQTA from the coding sequence ATGACTCCCTATTCCCTGCTCGACCTCTCGCCCATCATCGAAGGCAGCGACGCCACCCAGGCCATGCGCAACACGCTGAGCCTGGCGCAGCACGCGGAACGTCTTGGCTATCGGCGCTTCTGGCTGGCCGAACACCACAACATGCCGGGCATTGCCAGTGCCGCCACGGCGGTGCTGATCGGGTACGTCGCCAACGGCACCTCGACGATCCGGGTCGGCTCCGGTGGCATCATGCTGCCCAACCATTCCCCGCTGGTGGTGGCCGAACAGTTCGGCACGCTGGCCTCACTCTATCCGGGCCGGATCGACCTCGGGCTGGGCCGCGCCCCCGGCACCGACCAGGCCACGGCACGCGCGCTGCGCCGAACCCTGAGCCACGACTCGGCCGACTCGTTCCCGCAGGATGTGGAAGAACTGCAAGCGTACTTTGATGAGGTGCGACCCGGCCAGCGCGTGCGCGCCGTGCCGGGCGCGGGGCTCAAGGTGCCGCTGTGGCTCCTCGGTTCCAGCCTTTTCGGCGCGCAGCTAGCAGCGGCGATGGGCCTGCCTTTCGCGTTTGCTTCGCACTTTGCCCCGGGCTTCATGCGGCAGGCGGTAGACCTGTATCGCCGCACCTTCCGCCCGTCGGAGCAGCTCGATCGTCCGCACGTGATGCTTGGCCTCAACGTGTTCGCCGCCGAGACCGATGCCGAGGCGCGTCGCCTGTTCAGTTCGCTGCAGCAGCAGTTTCTGGCGCTGGTTCGCGGCACGCCGGGACAGCTCAAGCCGCCGGTCGACGATATCGAGCGTCTGTGGGATGCCAGCGAAGCGGAGCATATCCGCCGGTCCCTCGCCTGCTCGGTCGTGGGAGACCCGGCAACGGTACGCGAGGGCATCCAGCGTTTCGTGGACGATCTGCGGCCGGACGAGCTGATGCTGACCGGCCAGATCTACGACCATGCCGCGCGGCTGCGATCGTTCGAGATCGCAGCCGATGCCATGCGCGCGCTACAGCCCGCATCATCGCAGACGGCGTGA
- a CDS encoding DedA family protein/thiosulfate sulfurtransferase GlpE, whose amino-acid sequence MGDLQSLLDGHGLMLVFLNVLAEQAGLPIPAYPMLFVAGALSMQPNGPSIGTVLFAVIAACLIADTAWYFAGKRLGQPMLRTICRVSISPDTCIRQTQSLYLRVGPRSLIFAKLLPGAGALSTSMAGMTATPFLTFIFYDALGALVWAGAALVAGMVFSDFVDTILAAFSAFGHIALMVVLGAFALFIAWRFWMRWRLLRRSGLIPRMTVMEFEQRRAAGDKPVVVIDVRAHGAAPIERIPGSIVMEIKGPFDTLSGHDASSDFVVYCACPHEMSAAVLAERLRTAGYPNTWALAGGFDEWKRLQGTSGLPTATPDAPQQIIAH is encoded by the coding sequence GTGGGTGATTTACAGAGCTTGCTCGATGGTCACGGGCTGATGCTCGTGTTTCTCAATGTACTGGCCGAACAGGCCGGGCTGCCGATTCCTGCCTACCCCATGCTGTTCGTGGCGGGCGCATTGTCGATGCAACCGAACGGCCCCTCGATCGGCACGGTACTGTTCGCCGTGATTGCCGCCTGTCTGATCGCCGACACCGCCTGGTACTTCGCCGGAAAGCGGCTGGGTCAGCCAATGCTGCGCACGATCTGCCGCGTCTCGATCTCACCGGACACCTGCATCCGGCAGACCCAGTCGCTATACCTGCGCGTGGGCCCCCGGTCGCTGATCTTCGCCAAGCTGCTGCCTGGCGCCGGCGCGCTCTCCACGTCGATGGCCGGCATGACCGCCACGCCGTTCCTGACCTTCATCTTCTATGACGCGCTCGGCGCACTGGTATGGGCGGGCGCCGCACTGGTCGCCGGCATGGTCTTCAGCGATTTCGTCGATACGATCCTGGCCGCCTTCAGCGCCTTCGGCCATATCGCCCTCATGGTGGTGCTCGGCGCATTCGCGCTGTTCATCGCCTGGCGATTCTGGATGCGCTGGCGCCTGCTGCGCCGGTCCGGCCTGATTCCGCGCATGACGGTCATGGAATTCGAGCAGCGCCGGGCGGCAGGAGACAAGCCGGTCGTCGTCATCGATGTGCGCGCCCATGGCGCCGCCCCCATCGAGCGCATTCCCGGCTCGATCGTGATGGAAATCAAGGGCCCCTTCGACACGTTGTCCGGCCATGACGCCAGTTCCGACTTCGTGGTTTATTGCGCATGTCCACACGAGATGTCGGCTGCCGTCCTGGCCGAACGCCTGCGCACGGCCGGGTATCCGAACACTTGGGCGCTGGCCGGGGGATTCGACGAATGGAAGCGGCTGCAAGGCACTTCAGGCCTGCCAACCGCCACGCCAGACGCGCCACAGCAGATCATCGCGCACTAG
- a CDS encoding Hpt domain-containing protein, with protein MTSSGTPSVLTTEECQAFGPALASAAREDPTVYQLLLTRLIDANHGDLTDLRRAAKLRDWAGVHRSIHRLKGSAALARCPTLVAAGKSIESAAKYRKAAVVNALLPRYVAIVTEFNDRLRDLRSNRRSAPGGGFVQGI; from the coding sequence ATGACGTCCTCCGGCACCCCCTCCGTGCTAACCACCGAGGAATGCCAGGCGTTCGGCCCGGCGCTGGCAAGCGCCGCGCGCGAGGACCCCACCGTGTACCAACTGCTACTGACCCGCCTGATCGACGCCAACCATGGCGATCTCACCGATCTGCGTCGAGCCGCCAAGCTGCGTGACTGGGCTGGCGTGCACCGGAGCATTCATCGCCTCAAGGGCAGTGCGGCGCTGGCCCGATGTCCGACGCTGGTCGCGGCCGGCAAGTCCATCGAGTCTGCGGCGAAGTATCGCAAGGCCGCCGTCGTGAACGCCCTGCTGCCGCGCTACGTCGCCATCGTCACCGAATTCAACGACCGATTGCGCGATTTGCGCAGTAACAGGCGCTCCGCGCCAGGTGGCGGCTTCGTTCAAGGAATTTGA
- a CDS encoding response regulator transcription factor has product MASILIVDDHPALRLALRTQLSQLLGVTTLLEADNGQGALNLVRQHRPDLVLLDLDIPRMSGLDAVPRIRALHPAVRILVLSAQDPIPFAARAYHAGAQGFVSKTQNMDAILRCVESVLGGFTVFPNNNPRDNPRESRVVGDSEGLSKLTDKEVEILRMLTRGMSNKAIGKALFISNKTVSSYKTRVMKKLAADSLVDLIDFARRCRLIP; this is encoded by the coding sequence ATGGCAAGCATTCTTATCGTCGACGACCACCCAGCGCTACGGCTGGCGCTGCGTACCCAGCTTTCACAACTGCTGGGCGTGACAACCCTTCTGGAGGCCGATAACGGGCAAGGCGCGCTCAACCTGGTCCGGCAGCACAGGCCAGACCTTGTCCTGCTGGATCTCGACATCCCCCGCATGAGCGGCCTGGATGCCGTGCCACGCATACGTGCCCTCCACCCCGCCGTCCGCATCCTGGTACTTTCCGCGCAAGACCCCATCCCGTTCGCAGCACGTGCCTACCACGCCGGCGCACAAGGCTTCGTGAGCAAGACGCAAAACATGGACGCCATCCTCCGATGCGTCGAAAGCGTGCTTGGGGGCTTCACCGTATTCCCGAACAACAACCCTCGCGACAACCCGCGCGAAAGCCGCGTCGTGGGCGACAGCGAAGGACTGAGCAAGCTGACGGACAAGGAAGTGGAAATCCTGCGGATGCTGACCCGGGGCATGAGCAACAAGGCCATCGGCAAGGCGCTGTTCATCAGCAACAAGACGGTAAGCAGCTACAAGACCCGCGTGATGAAAAAGCTGGCTGCGGATTCACTGGTGGACCTGATCGACTTTGCCCGCCGCTGCCGGCTGATTCCATGA
- a CDS encoding OsmC family protein — MTIEATWLANSGASLCDLSNGTAHWKADLDAPAGDATLPNPHDLLDSALAACTTLTLQIYAKRRNYDLQEVRVTVSHEEAPGTYKLVRRLELQGNLDEKAREDLLRVANKCPVHKVLSSQISIDTTLAG, encoded by the coding sequence ATGACTATTGAAGCGACGTGGCTGGCAAACTCCGGTGCGAGCTTGTGTGACCTAAGCAATGGCACGGCCCATTGGAAGGCGGATCTCGACGCACCGGCCGGCGATGCGACCCTTCCCAATCCTCATGACCTGCTGGATTCCGCCCTGGCTGCCTGCACCACCCTCACCCTGCAGATCTACGCAAAGCGGAGGAACTACGACCTGCAGGAAGTTCGCGTGACGGTTTCGCATGAAGAGGCGCCCGGCACCTACAAACTGGTGCGACGCCTTGAACTCCAGGGCAATCTTGATGAGAAGGCCCGGGAGGATCTGCTGCGCGTCGCCAACAAGTGTCCGGTTCACAAGGTACTCTCCTCCCAGATCTCGATCGACACCACGCTCGCAGGCTGA
- a CDS encoding GIY-YIG nuclease family protein — protein sequence MTSEIEPAPTEEPTWFLYLLECEGESIYTGITTDVQRRYAQHRAGTGAKYTRSRRPLRLLGWLEFSTKSEALKAEIRTKRMSAAQKRDFCSQLRTTYP from the coding sequence ATGACTTCCGAGATTGAGCCCGCACCCACCGAAGAACCAACTTGGTTTCTCTATTTGCTCGAGTGCGAAGGCGAATCCATTTATACAGGTATTACCACCGACGTTCAGCGTCGATATGCTCAGCATCGCGCCGGAACTGGCGCAAAGTACACGCGTTCTCGCCGGCCGCTGAGGTTGCTTGGATGGCTTGAGTTTTCGACGAAATCGGAGGCCCTAAAGGCCGAGATACGAACAAAACGTATGAGTGCGGCGCAGAAACGCGACTTCTGCAGCCAACTCCGGACAACGTATCCATAA
- a CDS encoding organic hydroperoxide resistance protein yields MKLEKVLYTAHASATGGRDGRAESSDGQLNVKLAVPKEMGGSGNGMNPEQLFAAGYSACFLGAIRFVAGQQKIAISPDAKIEGAVGIGQIPQGFGIQAELKISLPGLDKEAAQKLVEAAHQVCPYSNATRGNIDVTLIVV; encoded by the coding sequence ATGAAACTCGAAAAAGTCCTCTACACCGCTCACGCATCCGCAACCGGTGGCCGCGACGGCCGAGCCGAAAGCTCGGATGGCCAGTTGAACGTCAAGCTGGCAGTGCCGAAGGAAATGGGCGGCAGTGGCAACGGCATGAATCCAGAGCAACTGTTTGCGGCTGGATACTCGGCCTGTTTCCTGGGCGCAATCCGCTTTGTGGCAGGGCAACAAAAAATTGCGATCTCGCCTGACGCGAAGATCGAAGGCGCGGTCGGTATCGGCCAGATTCCCCAGGGATTCGGCATTCAGGCCGAACTGAAGATCTCTCTACCGGGCCTGGATAAGGAAGCCGCGCAGAAGCTGGTGGAAGCGGCCCACCAAGTGTGCCCGTACTCGAACGCCACCCGTGGCAACATCGACGTGACGCTGATCGTGGTTTGA
- a CDS encoding MarR family winged helix-turn-helix transcriptional regulator, with product MFMRDTTTPSRTEASSNDWLLLDQQLCFALYSTSLAMTKIYKPLLSELGLTYPQYLVMLVLWESNTLTVSELGTRLTLDSGTLTPLLKRLESAGLVARERDAKDERRVLVNLTDAGRRLRASAADIPEKLLCATQCSISEIQSLTSRLHALRSTLESARTDD from the coding sequence ATGTTCATGCGCGATACGACAACTCCCTCTCGAACTGAAGCATCAAGCAACGACTGGCTCTTGCTAGACCAACAGTTGTGCTTTGCCCTGTATTCGACTTCGTTGGCGATGACCAAGATCTACAAACCGCTTCTAAGTGAGCTTGGGCTTACATACCCACAGTACCTGGTCATGCTTGTGCTCTGGGAAAGCAACACGCTGACGGTCTCGGAACTAGGCACACGGCTGACACTCGATTCAGGCACCTTGACTCCGCTGCTCAAACGGCTCGAGTCAGCAGGATTAGTAGCACGCGAACGAGATGCCAAGGATGAGCGTCGTGTCCTTGTAAACCTGACGGATGCAGGCCGGAGGCTTCGCGCCTCGGCAGCCGACATTCCGGAGAAATTGCTGTGTGCGACGCAATGCTCGATCTCCGAGATTCAGTCTTTGACGTCGCGTCTTCATGCACTGCGGTCCACACTGGAAAGCGCACGGACCGATGATTGA
- a CDS encoding DegQ family serine endoprotease, which translates to MIRQTLARSAVGVAALAALAGGYAYLQKDAITPGYAAQTPVTASAGPIAVATPTDFSSIVDQYGPAVVNISVTARAQRTSAQVPQGVDPDDPLFQFFKRFGPQFQGPQNAQPQLVRGLGSGFIVSQDGLILTNAHVVDNATEVTVKLTDRREFKAKVLGSDPQTDIAVIRIDAKNLPTVRLGDPSKTRVGEPVLAIGSPYGFENTVTAGIVSAKSRSLPDDTYVPFIQTDVAVNPGNSGGPLFNQRGEVIGINSQIYSQTGGYQGLSFAIPINVATKVEEQLVAHGKVTRGRLGISVQEVNQALAQSFNLPKPAGALVNSVEPDSPAAKGGVKAGDVIVQLGDDVIDHSGDLPEHVADLKPGTETKLKVIRKGQPMTLTVQVGAVKEDALAQKGNGGQDGGRLGLAVRQLTPAEKRDSGIDGGLVVEDVTGPAARVGIQPGDVILSLNGTPISSAEQLRTLVSKSGKQVALLVQRDDARIFIPLDLG; encoded by the coding sequence ATGATTCGTCAGACTCTCGCCCGCTCTGCTGTCGGTGTCGCTGCCTTGGCTGCCCTTGCCGGCGGCTACGCGTATCTGCAGAAGGATGCGATCACCCCGGGATACGCCGCACAGACCCCGGTCACCGCAAGCGCAGGACCGATTGCAGTCGCCACGCCAACGGATTTCTCGAGCATCGTGGATCAATATGGCCCAGCCGTCGTGAACATCAGCGTGACCGCGCGCGCCCAGCGTACTTCGGCACAAGTGCCGCAGGGCGTCGATCCGGATGACCCGCTGTTCCAGTTCTTCAAGCGATTCGGCCCGCAGTTCCAGGGGCCGCAGAATGCGCAGCCGCAGCTGGTGCGTGGACTAGGCTCGGGATTCATCGTTAGCCAGGACGGTCTGATCCTGACGAATGCGCACGTGGTCGACAACGCTACCGAAGTCACGGTGAAGCTCACAGACCGCCGCGAGTTCAAGGCCAAGGTGTTAGGCAGCGATCCGCAGACTGACATCGCGGTGATTCGCATCGATGCAAAGAATCTCCCCACGGTCCGGCTGGGCGACCCGTCGAAAACCCGCGTTGGCGAGCCGGTGCTCGCCATTGGGTCCCCGTACGGCTTCGAGAACACGGTCACTGCCGGTATCGTCAGTGCCAAATCGCGTTCGCTGCCCGATGACACCTACGTGCCGTTCATCCAGACCGACGTTGCGGTGAATCCCGGCAATTCCGGCGGTCCGCTGTTTAATCAGCGCGGCGAAGTGATCGGCATCAACTCGCAGATCTACAGCCAGACTGGTGGCTATCAGGGCCTCTCGTTTGCCATCCCGATCAACGTAGCGACCAAGGTCGAGGAGCAACTCGTAGCCCATGGCAAGGTCACGCGCGGCCGTCTCGGTATCTCGGTTCAGGAAGTGAACCAGGCGCTTGCGCAGTCGTTCAACTTGCCGAAGCCTGCGGGTGCGCTGGTTAATTCGGTGGAACCGGACAGCCCCGCGGCGAAAGGTGGTGTGAAGGCTGGCGACGTGATCGTGCAGCTCGGCGATGACGTCATCGATCATTCCGGTGATCTGCCCGAGCATGTGGCCGACCTCAAGCCGGGCACTGAGACGAAGCTCAAGGTCATCCGCAAGGGGCAACCGATGACGCTGACGGTCCAGGTCGGGGCGGTGAAGGAAGACGCCCTGGCTCAGAAGGGTAACGGTGGTCAGGACGGCGGACGCCTGGGTCTTGCGGTTCGTCAGCTGACGCCTGCGGAGAAGCGCGACAGTGGCATAGACGGCGGCCTCGTGGTCGAAGACGTGACGGGACCCGCTGCGCGAGTAGGTATCCAGCCGGGCGATGTCATTCTCTCACTGAACGGCACGCCGATCTCTTCCGCCGAGCAACTGCGAACGCTGGTGTCCAAGTCTGGCAAGCAGGTGGCACTGCTGGTACAGCGTGACGATGCGCGGATTTTCATCCCGCTCGACCTCGGCTGA